In bacterium, the sequence GCGAAGACCACCATCCATGCGAGTTGCGAGAGCCGGGCGATGGATCGAATCATTGGAGCGTTCCTTCTGATCGGTCGGACTGCGGGCCGGATCTTCCAGCCTCGGGCGCGACACGAAAAACACTGGCGTCGGGGTGAAAGGCTGCCCAGGCAAACCAGTACCCCTCCACGACCTCGACCCGCGAAGGTGCATCGACATCGAAGACCTGGGCGACATCGTCGTAGCGTATGCGCACTTTCTCACCGGCGAGCTGCTCCTCGGCGAAGCCACCGGCGCGTACGAGCTCTGCTGCCGGATAGCCCCGGGCCACCACGCCCCGGATACGAAGGCCTAACGTCGGCATCTTCGGGTGATAGCGGTCGTCCGAGGGTGCCGGAAACATCAGGCGGGAAGACGTGGCGTAGCCCGCATAGGGTGAGCGTCCGTAGTTCCTCGTGTGACCGGTACGCCGCGAGAGGATCGTCGTATCCGGATGCCGCAGGCGCCAGGCGCCCCAGCTCTCCATGCGCGAGCGCAGCAACTCGAGCTCGCCCCCACGGCTCGCACCCGAGATCGCGCGGGAAGAGATCTGGGACCACAAGCTCCCGGTCTCGCGGTCGTACATGAGAACATCAGATTGGTAGAGCAGACCCGATACGCCGTAGGTTCGCTCCGCACCGGCGACGCGACGATCGAAGACCATTCCGGTACCGCACAACGGACACCAGCTGATCAGCACGGGGCGCCCACCCACGGTGTCGTTGACCAACTCGTGGTGGTCGAGGATCGCCACCGGATAGGCACGGGCTTCGCCGTTCCATTCGAAGCCCAGGACGATGGCGTCATCCTCCCAGGTGAGATCTCCCGAGCTGCCGGCGGGCCCGGTCCTCGGGTGATCGAGGGCCGGGATGCCGTCTTGAGGGGGGCCTCCGGCTCGGATCTCCGCGACCGGGACATCCGCTTCCGCCAGGTCGAAGCCGTTTCGAATCGGCTCCGCAGCCGTCGCGAACGCGATCAGGAGAACGACGTGAATACTCGCGACCGGGCGGCCGAATCTCCTGCTTTGTCCCGCTC encodes:
- a CDS encoding DUF3179 domain-containing protein; this encodes MGEHEGAGQSRRFGRPVASIHVVLLIAFATAAEPIRNGFDLAEADVPVAEIRAGGPPQDGIPALDHPRTGPAGSSGDLTWEDDAIVLGFEWNGEARAYPVAILDHHELVNDTVGGRPVLISWCPLCGTGMVFDRRVAGAERTYGVSGLLYQSDVLMYDRETGSLWSQISSRAISGASRGGELELLRSRMESWGAWRLRHPDTTILSRRTGHTRNYGRSPYAGYATSSRLMFPAPSDDRYHPKMPTLGLRIRGVVARGYPAAELVRAGGFAEEQLAGEKVRIRYDDVAQVFDVDAPSRVEVVEGYWFAWAAFHPDASVFRVAPEAGRSGPQSDRSEGTLQ